Proteins found in one Quercus robur chromosome 2, dhQueRobu3.1, whole genome shotgun sequence genomic segment:
- the LOC126693604 gene encoding uncharacterized protein LOC126693604 — protein MRWFNGLKTDSIDFYKQLTQAFGSRFIMNSRVPRPLSSLLSLSMREGETLKAYSDKYWEMYNEMDDNFDDVAISTFKSGFQTEHGLRKSLTGKPTTSIRQLMDWIDKYKRVEEDQLQGKGQEKIIPQKRNDFRSDRYNNNHPRRDFAGQSGLTNTQTIRIQRTSTLNFRESQESAILQVAK, from the coding sequence atgaggtggttcaacggcTTGAAAACAGACTCCATAGATTTCTATAAGCAGCTCACCCAAGCCTTTGGCTCTCGTTTCATCATGAACAGCAGGGTTCCTCGACCTCTGAGTTCGTTGTTGTCATTATCCATGCGTGAGGGAGAAACTCTAAAAGCATACTCGGACAAATATTGGGAAATGTACAACGAGATGGACGACAACTttgatgacgtcgccatcagcaCTTTTAAAAGCGGTTTCCAAACCGAGCACGGCTTGAGGAAATCCTTGACTGGCAAGCCTACCACTAGCATTCGTCAACTTATGGACTGGATTGACAAATACAAAAGAGTGGAAGAGGACCAGCTGCAAGGGAAAGGACAGGAGAAGATCATCCCTCAAAAGAGGaatgatttcaggtcggaccgataCAACAATAACCATCCGAGGAGAGATTTTGCAGGGCAATCAGGATTAACCAACACGCAGACGATTCGTATTCAGAGAACTAGTAcattaaattttagagaaagtCAAGAATCAGCCATTCTTCAAGTGGCCAAATAA